In Ursus arctos isolate Adak ecotype North America unplaced genomic scaffold, UrsArc2.0 scaffold_2, whole genome shotgun sequence, the genomic stretch CCAGCCTTTGAGAAGACATAACAGGGCGTGGAGAAATTTTATGAAGACCAGTTTGCCCTTGGATTTCCCAGTGGGTGAAAGGGCCTGGGGCTATATCCATTTCttaggttttaaatattttttttaaagattttatttatttatttatttgccagagatagagacagccagcgagagagggaacacaagcaggggagtgggagaggaagaagcaggctcatagcggaggagcctgatgtggggctcgatcccataacgccgggatcacgccctgagccgaaggcaaacgcttaaccgctgtgccacccaggcgccccacatttctTAGGTTTTatgttacattaaaaagaaaatgaagatagaataatactgcattttaaaattgtggtgTCCTTTAAGTGgttacatttattaaattagcACATTCGATGCAGGTAAAAACATAGAGACTAAGTATACGGCCTCATCTGGAGACCCTGTCACACATCTACATTCGAGCTCTCAGTTAAGTGGTCGTCATGACACTGACATTGTACTGGGACCAGGCAGGAAACTGTCATGAGGGGTGAAGGGCTTCACGTTCTCTTGCACACTGAGGTTTGAGATGGGCAGACAGGCAGCCCATCGCCTTTCAAAATGAGGAGCAAGGACTGAAGACTCTGGATTGAGCAGAGGGGGCCCAGGAGGGATTTATGGGAGTTAGAGCTCAATCCACCTGGTGAAGGAGACTTGAGAGGTAATCATTGGCCCAGCTTGGGTGAGTGGTGTTGGGTAGGCATTGGGGCACTGGTGAGGAGCATTGGTCAGCTCACACAGATATCAGGAGCTGAGGAAGTCAGAAGGTGACGAGAAAGGTATTATTCAGACAAAGGTGCCAAACCATTGAGACCACACAGAGTTCTGAAGGTCCCAGTAGCCAGGATTAAGCCTTGGGTGGGGTGACTGCCAGAGTCATTAAAGACAGAAAAGCATTCGCTTTCTTGgtcttccttctctgaaaaattGGATTGGGGTGTTTATAATCAGGTCCCTTGCCCTGATTCTTCATCTGAGAAACAGTGAGGGGACTCTCGTCTTCCCTCATACAGGAGCGCTGTGATGCTAGCCCCTGTCCCATGGAaatttgctgagcacctgcttCGCCACACACTCTGGCTTAAGCAGGAGGCCTACGCCTGTCTGCTCAGGATGTGATCACTGTCATACTAGAAAGAGATGAAGGGCTGCAGGTGCCAGGAAGGCTGGGTGGATTTGCACTGGAAAATCGGAATGCTGTTCAGGAGAGCCAAGGCCCGACCCAGAAATgtaggaagaggaggagacaaaTATTGAGCCAGCACAGTGGGGTTGGTAGGAGCCTAAAATGGAACAGCTCTCGAAGAGCTGGGGGAAAAGaggaatttggaaaattttcgCCCGCGTCGGGCAATGGCATTCTCCTGTGTACTTCCGAGGAACTGTAGGCAAGATGTGAATTGCTTGTGTCCCCTTTTGGGGGGTCGGGGGATGCAGCCTGATGGGGACTGTGGAGAATGGCCGCTAGGTGGCTCCGCTTCATTTGGGTGACAGAAATAACAGCCGAAGTGTATTCAGCGCTTCCTACACAGCAGCTTCTGGGCCGGGGGCATTATGTGTGTCGTCTCGGCCAAGCCCCACGATATCATACGAAGCAGACTTACATTATTGTCGCGGTTTTACAGATAGGGCCAGGTTAAGTAAGAAGGTCATGGTTTATGAAGTCTAGGCTCCTTGTTATTTCACGGAGCTGTACACGTGTAGACAGTCATCCTGTCTCCTGGCGTGGGCCTGTGTCAGCCCACGTTGTGGCTCGGCCTGGGCTCAGAGGGTCTGTCTGCTCACTCCGGCTCTTGTTTCTTCCACAGATGAAGTGGCTTGTGCAGATCCAGAAACCTGCCTGAAGGTCTGTAGCAACCCCTCTGGCTGCTCTGACATCGCGTATCCCAAACTGGTGCTGGAACTCCTGCCCACAGGTAACGTCCACTCGTCCCTAAATGGAGTGCCCTGGCGCACCCAGAAAGGAAGACCTTGGCTGGGCCCTGAtctgagggaggggcaggatggGAGGGTGGCAGGAAGGAATGTGCTCTGGGCTGAGGGACGGAGTCCCACAGCCAGGGTCCTCAAATAAAACCTAGGTCCTGGctatgcccccccacccctccagccgcTGTCCCTCCGCATGGCTCCCACCCCTGAGTTCTGCCTCCTCCCAGTGGCACCTACTGGGATCAGCTGGCGCTATGGGCCTGGGGTAACGGGGTCATGAGTGGAGGCAGCGGCAGTTAGCAGGAAAAGCCTGAGGCCCATAGACCTCCCTTTTGCCCCCAGGGCTCCGTGGGCTCATGATGGCTGTGATGGTGGCGGCGCTCATGTCCTCCCTCACCTCCATCTTTAATAGTGCCAGCACCATCTTCACCATGGACCTCTGGAACTACATGCGGCCTCGGGCGTCAGAGAAGGAGCTCATGATTGTTGGCAGGTAAGGTACTAAGTGGAACTGGGGAGGGAGAGTGAAAAGTTTAGATACCCAGGGAGGAGAATGCTGGGCCCATCCAGAGGTAAAGCCTGGCCAGCCACTCATCGTGGAGGCTCAGCCTCCTTTGATGGCAAAGGTGAGATTCATTAGGACTCTAATGAGGATAAATCACTCATCGAAgagatgtttactgagcacctactatgtgccccgTGGCCGGACAGAGAGCAGGGAAAAGCAGAGATTCAGTATCTGCTTTCACAAAGCTAAAGAGAAGATAATTAAAGAGAGaggataattaaaaagaaattacaagcCCAGTGAGTGCTATGAGGAGGAGCCAGGAGATGTAGGAATTCGGAGGAGTCCCCAGCCTGGACTGGATGGGACCtgagggatgaataggagttaGCCAGGTAAAAAGGAGGAAGGGGTTCTGGGgactgggcagggggtggggtggggaagggttcCCTACCAAGCCTTCTGTAAGGTCCTGAAATCTAATGGGGGGAACAGAAGGGACCGAAATGGATGGTATGCAAATATTATGTAAAATGCATGCTAATAAGCATCTTGGGGCCCCGAGGGCTGTCTCAGCCTTGGATTAGGGAAAGAGTGCTTAGGTGTGACACCACAAATAtaacccataaaagaaaaaaccaaatacattagacttcatcaaaagcTAAGACTTTTTcacttcaaaagacaccattagggaaatgagaaaacaacCCACAGGTAaggagaaactatttgcaaacCTTGTAGCTGACAAAGGACTTGTGATCTAGAATAATCTGCAAAGTGAGATGGTAACCCTGGAGAACTATAGAGAGATACCATGATGTGCCCACtaaaatggctataatcaaaaacacAGACGAGGAAATAGAGAAGTTGGGACTTTCCTAAcgctgtgggtgggaatgtaaaatggttcaaccgttcaaaacagtttggcagcttttaaaaaaaattaaacatacaactTATCATATGACCGAGCACTTGCATTCCcagatgaaaacatatgtctacataAAAATTGCATTcccaaaaatacataaagactcaaacacaaatattcacagcagcttttGTTTACACGAgtggaaaaatagaaacaactcaagtgtccagTGACCACTGCAGGATAGACGGTGGCATGTCATGGTAGAGCCATTCAGTGGAGTATTTTTCAACAATAAGAACGAATGACATACTGTGATAATGCACGACGCATGGATGAGTCTCAAAAACATGCTCCGTGAAGGACACTGGCGGCCAAAGACCACTGTTGAATCCTGTTtctgtccagaaaaggcaaatctgtaGGAACAGGAGCAGATAAGGAGTAAATTGTAACTGAGCATGAAGGAACCTGTTTGGAATAAAGGATGCTGTGAAACTTGATGGCGTTGCCCAGCGTTAGGGGATTGTGCTCTTAGAATGGGTGAATCTTGTAGTACGCAAATTCTACCTGAATAAAgctgtagagagagagagagagagagcagtgtttCCGGGGAGACATGCTAATGAGGGTCTCTCTCCGCCGGGCACTAGGGCATTTGTGCTGCTGCTGGTGCTAGTCTCCATCCTCTGGATCCCCGTGGTCCAGGCAAGCCAGGGGGGCCAGCTCTTCATTTACATCCAGTCCATCAGCTCCTACCTGCAGCCGCCCGTGGCCGTGGTCTTCATCATGGGATGTTTCTGGAAACGGACCAATGAAAAGGTAGCTCTGGATAAGCGCTGCCGTGAGGATGTCTTAATGATGTGGGTGGTGTTACGGAGGCTGAGTTCTGCGGatggaggtgtggggagggggccacCTGGCCTTCGAAGAGCAACCACAGCGGTTCTGTTTCCATGCATTGTGTCATGAAACAGGGAAGGTAAATTTGCAAGGAATGAGTAAATTATGCCTGAATGATCAGTTTTGTGTGAAAGATAAACAGATAAGTAGCTCCAGTCCTTTTCAAATTACTGATGCCTTCATTGACCACCCCTAGAAAGGCAAGCTCTTGGGAACGGCTTGTCGGGGTCTGCAGAGGCCCGGGCTGGCTGCCCCGTAACCTGCACGTCTCTAAGATGGCCTTGCTCTGATTTGCAGGGGGCCTTCTCAGGTCTGATCTTGGGCCTTCTCCTAGGCTTGATTCGGCTGGTCCTGGATTTCATTTACCCGCAGCCTCGGTGTGACCAGCCAGATGACCGCCCTGGCGTGGTCAAGGATGTCCACTACCTCTATTTCTCCATGATTCTGTCTGCAGTGACTCTGATCACCGTGTCCATTGTGAGCTGGTTCACAGAGTCGCCCTCCAAGGAGATGGTACGTTTGCGTTTGATAATGTATAACCACTGAGACCCTTGGCTGCAAGCGACAGAAAACAGACCCAAACTGGCCTCAATGAAGAGGGTTTGATTGTTCAAAAAGGTGGGACATCCAGGGTTGGGCTTAAGGGGCAACTTGATTTGGGACAGCAGACCATCCAAATCCATCCTTCATTTCTGCCTCAATTTTCAGGCACTGTGTGGGGCTGGAAGTTTCCAgggattttatcttttctcatacTCATCAAGCAAAAGCAGAAATATGTTTGTCCCAGCACATCCAGCAGGGTTCCTGATTCCCATTGATGCAGTCAGCTCGACACGTGTTTACCCGCGAGCCGGTTCAGTCTCTGTGGCTAGAGAAATGCACGTGCTGAATGGctgttgtgggggtggggggtctccCAAAAAAGCCCCAGGCTAGGATTAAGCTCTGGGGGGCCAGAATGAAGGAGGGTGAGATCCCAACAGAATTAGGGCTGCCGAAGAAAGCCGGGGGAACCGTGGGGGAAGTGTTCAACGGTTCTGCAGAGCGCAGGGAGCTGGAGCTTGTTGGAGGCGCAGTGACAGGGGACATTCTCACCTGTGAGGCTGAACATGGGGTCAAGCAGGGGACCCTAATCTGAACTATCTCTGCTCCTTAGGTAAGCCGCCTGACCTGGTTTACTCGTCATGACCCCATGGTCCGGAAGGAACAGGTCCCACCAGCAACTCCCCGGCCTCTGACCGTCTCTCAGAACGGGACACCAGAGGCCAGCATCACCGACATCCAGCTGGAGATTGTTCAAGAAAACATATCCAACCCCGACCGCTGTGAGTTGCCTCTCCTCGGTTACTGTAGAAGCCCAAGAAGCATTAGATGTTTAAGGGGAGATTTTTCTACCAATCACAAGCTAGAAGAGGGGCACACTTGGAATGTTAGCATCCCCTGACTCCCAGTGTCTGGTCTAACTTTCAACagatgctcagtggggagtaacAAGAGCAAACCCGTGTCGAGGGCTTGCTAAAACACGGCTCACTAAATTGCCACGAAATCTTGCCAGGTAGGCTGCAATGCCATTGACATTCTCTAAATTGCTGGTTTCAGACTGGCAGCTTGCAGACATCCTGTGGTTTAGTCCACCTACCATTTTAATAGAAGGTGAGTTAACATTGAAAACTCGGGGGATTTCATATAAAATTCCAGATTTCCATCTTCTTTTGAAACATGGGAAGATGTAACAACACTGGGCCCACCTATCTGCATGACTAACGTTGTCCAGAGCTTGGAAAGAAAGCCCCTTAAACCTGGGCTGTGCCCTTTGGTGAGCCAAGGTCTCCACCCGCCCCTATTGCCCCATGACCCTGTGGCCATGGGCTGTCACTTACCATCACACGTGGCCTTTTACATGTAtcaatatacatgtatatacaaatGTACTGTGGCTATGTATCCATGTCAGCCTAATgagggagggtgcctgggtggctcagtcggttaagcatctgcctttggctcaggtcatgatcccagggtcctgggaccaagtcccgcatcaggctccctgctcagtgggaagtctgcctctccctctcccctctgctcatggtctctctctcggataaataaataaaaatcttgagaaaaaagaaaaacaagctaaCAAGGGAAATTCAAAGATAGATCCAGAAGGCCATGTGtttcaagaaaaatgagagaatctTTCCTGGTTTATATTTTGACAAGTTTAATAAGCAAAGTGCGTCCCCCTGACCATGTTCCTGGCTCTTAAAGGCCATAGAGCTTGCAGCCCCAGCTCCGAATGGGGAAATAGTTTCCCGCGAGAGTGCCCTTCTCTGTCTTGGGCCTCCTGGCAGACAGGGTGATAGGGAGGAGGGAATCGGACAGATGTGGCTTCTAAACCCCCCTCTGCCACTCCTTACCAGCTGCGTGGCTTCACCCAAGTTAGTCAGGTGAGGCTCTGtctcttcatctgaaaatgaTGACAAGCCTGAAAATACCACTCTTCCAGATTAAGGCATTCATGAATACTTTCCAGAAAAGGTATGGAAAATACTTCTCACTGGGCCTGGAACACAGCCGGTCggcccctctgcccccttctctggGAGACACAGCCCATCCTTATGACCTTCATTTGGGTTCTTTTAGGTGACACGATCCCAAAGCAGTCCAAAGTGAAGCGAGCCGTCTTGTGGCTCTGTGGAATGGAGAGCGCGGGCAAGGAGCCCCCGAGCAAAGTGGAACCCGTCATAGTTTCCTTGGAAGAAAACCCCCTCGTGAAGACCCTTCTGGACACCAACCTCATCATCTGCGTTAGCTGTGCCTTCTTCCTCTGGGGCTACTTTGCGTAACATGGGGGTGAACCCAGGGGTCCAGTCTGTTGTCCGCACCCTGTTTTTGTAACGAAAGGAGATAAATAATAAAGCATTGTTTGTTTACCGTGAGGCTTCAAAGGAGCTCATGGGCCGTTTTCAACGTGACATTtagctcttttcttcttaaaagggAACGGAGGGTAGAAGGTGGGGGAGAAAGGAATCGTCAAAGCTGCCTTTTCTGAAAAGGCTATTATTCACTCTTCTTGTCTATCATGCAACACCGAGGGTGAAATTCAAAGGGATAAACAAGCGAAGAGACCCACGGGACCTCCGAGCCTGGCAGTGACCCCATCTCCAGGGCCAAGTGCTAGCATTTGAACTTTGCCTAACTCATCTTCAAAGTGCAAGGAATGGAACCCACAGGCCACTGCTTGCTTTCCACTCCCGCTGGCTCTGGGCAGAGGGGGAGCTGGTCCGCGGAGCTTTCCTCCCTGTGCCGCTTGCTTCTCCATATGATCTCCGGGAAGTCGATCAGCGGTGGCGCCCTGGAACCTTGTGCTTTCAGAAAATCAGGGAATTGCGTGCTGGCGTCAACTCTTTCTCTGCTTAATTCCCACAAGGCTTCTTCCCCTCCAACAAGTGGCCAGAAGGACAGGCACTCCCACGGCAAACCTCTAGTGGCCGAGGGGCAGTGGGGCTCTGAAGAGCAGCCACCCCTGTCCCATGCAGTCCCAGCCATCCTCCTTTCTGTGTTCGGGGCTCCGCTGGGGTCTGATGGGGTGACCCGCACAGGCTGCCGCGTGCATGGCTAAGATCAAGGGCAGGCCCACAGAGCGAGCCCTGACGCCCCCTCTGGGGTAGCCCAGCGCCTAGAGATGTGATTCCAGTCCTGGGATAAAGGGAGCTGGGGTGGATTGGAACCACTTACTGGCATGACAGAACTCAGAACTCTGTTCTCAGAGCAGTCTCTCAAGGGACCCCGATTTCCACACTTCAAAGGAACACGGACAGGAAACCCTGGGGCTGAGGAGCCATTGGCTTCACTCAGTCACTCAACGTGTCTCTTGAGTTCCTCCTTGTTGCTCTCAGGACCTTGGGCCAGGCTCGTCAGAGGCTTAGCTCTGCCACACTGGTCCCAAGGACTGCGGTGGGTGGGGTGAAGGCACACCCCCACCTTTGTGGGGAGCTGTTCGCTAACGTGGCTACTATCCAGACCCTCGGGAACTGGCTCCTGGCCGGAACCTGAGACGGTGTGTGGGGCAAGGGGGCTCCAGGGGGAGGCTACACATCCCTCTCCAAGGGCCAAaggcggtgggggggggcagcagtcTCCTTCCCCACACAGCCCCTCTGGGGAGAATGTCCATGGCACCCACACCATCTCCCCGGCAAGCACGGTGTCTCGGTTTCCCCGAGCGCCAGCACTGTGGAGGAAGCACGTCCAGGGTCCCGCAGAGAAGCCTGACTGCGGACAGAGGGCTCCCTGGAGAAGGGGCTGAATGCCGATGGGCAGCTGACACCGTGACCCTTGCTCTCTGTGAGGGGCTTGATCTACAGCCAAGGGGGGATGGCGTCTGAGGAGGGAGAGAGTCAGCCTTAAGCAAATACAAATTTAAGATACAGGGGGAAATAGATACATATTTTCAATGTAATAAGTGTAGGAAGCACTCTGGGGGGCACAGGGATCTTTGAGTTGTGAGGGAAAAAATGACTGCCCTTTTCAAATGAAACCTGTTCATTCACAGTGGAAGGAGGGCCAGTGTCTTCTGTATTGTTCCAGGTGTAGtgtatgtgctgccaaagtgagcacaaAGGTCGACAGGTCTCTGATGTGCCCGGCAAACAGCTCTACCAAGGGAACGGCTCAGGGCAGCCGACACTGGGAgcgtgtgtctctctctgttcccAAGAGAAAACCACCAAATCTGGGCCACTGGGAGGCGCTGTCATCAGAACAGCCATCCAGACTGTGGGACTTCACCTGGCTCCATCCCCCCATCCGCTCTTCCCAAGTATTTCAGTCCTGGGAAAGCAGGGCCTCCAAGTCACTGGAAAAGAGAATTCCTACAGAAAAGAACAGCTGGGACTCCCGCACTGGACCCGTGGGGCTGACTCTTCTCGGGGTCTCTGGGTGGACAAGAAAGGGCGTCAGGACTGGTAGGTGCAAAGGAAGAGCCTGACCACAGAACACGCACTACGGGACAGTCTGGGAGGTCTCCGGGGCACCTGGTGACTGCTGTCACTGCTGTGACCTTGCTCTCCACACCCTCAGGCTTCTACAGTCACCATCAGAACCCCCGACGTCTCACCCAAATTCTGTTTGGTTAAGTGACAACATGCatgctcacacatacacacaagccaTAATTTTGCTTCCGAGAATTATAAAGTTTTCATATAAACCACAGaatatatttaattcaaattaaaCACGAAACTAGAATAATGTTCGGTCCTTATCAAGTAGCaattacattgttttaaaaaaaaaaaagaacagtacaTTTCTTTCTACATTCTGGCAATCCAACAAGGCACAAGTCACATCCAGTTTGCTGAGGTGACGGATCCAGCAGTCACCATCAATGCTCGTGGTTTTGAGGGGGTCGGGGGAGGCACGACCATCCTTCATACAAAATGATTCTGCAGCAATTGTGAGGGAGAGGAACCTCCCTCCTAATATATAAGAATGAAAGTCCAAGTAGCAGGAAGCAGGCGATTTGCataatgtatgtattttcttaaatagagAGTTCACGCGCTGCTGCTTCTTCATCCCAAACTGCCTTTCGTGCCGCCAGCCTTGATGGCGGTGACAAAGCTTCCCACACGCTCTAGGCAATAATACTCTTTCCATTCTAggtacttcttttttctttttctgtttttctttctttttaattttttttttttaattttttttggcatGATTTCTTTCCCACGTAAAGAAAGCCAACTTCTTCAAGACACAGGTCATTCAGCTTAAAGTGTCAGCCTCCACCTTCTCCTGGGGCTGCGGGAAGGCGAAGACCTGCACGCCAGGCCTTCTTTCCCCTTCACTGAAAGCTCTTCACTGTTTGGTCTGCAGAGAGAAGCGTGCACCTGCCCGGGTTCCGCtctccagggagggaggggccgggggcggggcttTCTTCACAGGGCGGTGCTTTCCGTATCATTGTCTATATCCAACAGAATGCGTCCGGGCAGGTCTTTGCTGGCTGAGTCTGAATGCATGTCAGGAAAGGTGCTGCGAAGCGGCTCTGAAACTCTAGAACTGGTGTCTGGACAAAAACAGGAGGAGACATGCTGTCAGCGTGTGGTAACGCCCACGCGGCCACCCTAGGGCGCTCTAGAAGAAGAGAAGCTGGACAGTCCGCGTCagcccatgcacacacaccttGCTCACTACAGGCACTGTCAGCCCCTGGAAGTTGGGTCAAGCCTCTCAGACCCCCGGGCAGCCGACTGGCACAGCCCCGCGTCCTGGCTCTGGTGGCCCTTCCCAGGAGCCTTCAGAGATGCAGCCCTTGTAGGGGCGCTCCCTCTGACCGCGGAGAGGAAACCTATCTAGCCAAGCCTCTCATGCACTAACTAAAACCTCCTCACAAATCAGGGCTGCAGGGATAGGTGCGCCTCACTGGAGAGCCCCCTCCTCTGAGGCCCAGGAGTCTGTCCTCCTGTTATTCATGCTATGCCAACCTCAGCACCagtgacattttgggctggatcaGTCCGGGCTGAGGGGCCATCCTGTGCCCTGTAGGAGTGCAGCAGCCATCCTGCCCTTCATGCATGACGTGCCAGTGGCAGGCAGCCCTATCTCCCTCAGTGTGAGAAAGATGTCTCCAGACACGGCCAGATGTCCCGTCAACCCCTGGGTGACAATCACTGAGGTAGATCACCAACCTCCCACAAATACcgattttctcttctccttctaatACTTATACTCCAGTTCCTTTTTCACGTCTTATTACGTTGGCTGGAATTCCTCTAGGGAGATGGCAAATGCGGAATCCTCAAGCCGTCGGTCCCTCACTCCTCAACCCACAAGAGACATCTTCACCCGTCACGGCCAGCCTCCTCATGAGGCCGAGGAGTCTCAGATGCATTCATTTGTGAGCAAGTACTGACTGAGCGTCTACCTGAGAGGGCACATCAGTGAACAAGCCAGACACAGTTTTAATGAAGCCGGCAATCCAGTGGGGGAGACGGCCCCTGATCAAGACAGAATCGTTTGCTTCTCTGGTAGGTGTGTGTTTTAGCAAATTGTGAGGGCCTAGTTAGAGGTTTTAGGGCCGgcacaggagagaagggagaggttcTGATTTGCTGCAGTTTCACGTTGCCGGGCTACAGTGTGCTGGGAGTCTCCCCAATATGTTTAAGGGCTTAACTTCTGTTTCACCTGCTCCTTCTCCACATAGGCTGGTGGCACACGCAGGTGtgctttggcgggggggggggggggctcactgCTTTGAGACTggttcctgctcctgctccctacTGTGCTGAGCTGCGAGATCTATTTACTCCCTTTTCTCACGAGGGCTCCTGGGTTGGCAGCCCCAGGCCTCCAAGTTTCTTATACACCACAACTCAGAGAAATTTCTAGATTTGTGGAGGTGCCAACGTGTGAGAGAGTTCAAGTGCTGAATGCACGTGACAATTTCAGTCTTATGATAATTGTAAAACCAACCAAACTGTGCTGCTTTGCACTGTCCAGTGACGTAGTCAAGGGTGGGCTGTGTGTGCAGAATAGGGGTCCAAATGTCTCAGACTTGACCTCAGCAGAAAGGAAGTCACgagagcagggactgtgtctgtcttgttcagtgtatccccagtgcctagaacagtggcTGCTTAATGGCTGATTCTCAGTAAATTTTGTGGTTGGCCAGTTGGACGGGTAGGTGATGAAGAGCCCTCCAGCCCAACCATCTTTCCAATCCTCCCCTCCTGCATCCTCAGACAGAGTCATCACGTCTCAAAGACAAGACTGGTACAAGAAATCCATTGCAAATTCAATCCCTAACCCAACAAGACAGATGGTGCAACCAGTCAGAGGCTCTTTTTAGCCCACAGAGTTTACCAGAGACTATGGACCTGCCATGCCTGCATGCTGCAAAGACACTATACGTACTGATTAGACTTCTACTTGTTAATAGTGGATTTACATGCAAACCAACACCGATCAGCCACAGACCTTTTTCAGAGGAcaaacttttcctttcctttcctttcctttcctttcctctcctctcctctcctctcctctcctctcctctcctctcctctcccttccttcctttccttccttcctttcttttgttccttccttcattccttccttcctttccatcacaTATAATTTCTGGATTTGTACTTTCCTGAAATTCTCTATTTATAACGAATACACACAAATTCTacactcagggggaaaaaatgtgtggTGGGAGTGTAAGGGacattccttccctctgcctcctgcctgctcccctggTTTGTCTGGGGTTGGCAGGTACACTACTTCCCAGCCCCGCCCGCCTTACACgaaccagttttatttttttaaaggcagctgattttatttttatttatgattttattattatttttaaagttttaagtaggttccatgcccaacatggagcctgaactcatgaccctgagatcaagagtcacatgctccactgactgagccggccaggctgGCTGAACCatgtttaaaaagaagacagCAGATCTGTTCACACACGGGAAGTAGTAAGAATCAGCACGTGTGCAGAGCCAGCTTCCAGAAGGAGACTACTCTTCATCACAATGGCTGGCACGACGGAGCGGCTACCATATACCGGGCATGGTGCTGGGGGCTCACTGGCCCCCCGTGAAATGACCCCAAGGCAGCATTAGTGCTAGAAAGGGGGACCCTGAGAGACTCCACTCCTCACAGAAGATCAGAGCCAGACGGGTTAGACCCTGG encodes the following:
- the SLC5A11 gene encoding sodium/myo-inositol cotransporter 2; its protein translation is MESNSSSPQPTQSEPLEAFPQRNLEPGDIAVLVLYFLFVLAVGLWSTVKTKRDTVKGYFLAGGDMVWWPVGASLFASNVGSGHFVGLAGSGAAVGLSVTAYELNGLFSVLMLAWIFLPIYIAGQVTTMPEYLRKRFGGHRIPVTLAVLYLFIYIFTKISVDMYAGAIFIQQSLHLDLYLAIVGLLAITALYTIAGGLAAVIYTDALQTLIMLIGALILMGYSFAAVGGMEGLEEKYFLAVASNRSENNSCGLPREDAFHIFRDPVTSDLPWPGILLGMSVPSLWYWCTDQVIVQRSLAAKNLSHAKGGSLMAAYLKVLPLFMMVFPGMVSRVLFPDEVACADPETCLKVCSNPSGCSDIAYPKLVLELLPTGLRGLMMAVMVAALMSSLTSIFNSASTIFTMDLWNYMRPRASEKELMIVGRAFVLLLVLVSILWIPVVQASQGGQLFIYIQSISSYLQPPVAVVFIMGCFWKRTNEKGAFSGLILGLLLGLIRLVLDFIYPQPRCDQPDDRPGVVKDVHYLYFSMILSAVTLITVSIVSWFTESPSKEMVSRLTWFTRHDPMVRKEQVPPATPRPLTVSQNGTPEASITDIQLEIVQENISNPDRCDTIPKQSKVKRAVLWLCGMESAGKEPPSKVEPVIVSLEENPLVKTLLDTNLIICVSCAFFLWGYFA